GGGCTCCGGCGTGGGTCAAAAAAGCTTCCGGTGCTTTAGGGCACAATTCATCGGAAGAAGTAATTGACCATTCGGCGGCGCATACGCATCATAGGCGCCCCCGACGACATGCAGTGAGGAATGGCTCTGAAAGCGTTATGAATTCTCAGTACACTGAAACAGATATTGCCAACACCGAGATTTATGGCCCAGACACGGCCGGCCGTAGTGGTCGGGTGGCGGCAGGAGATAATGAATTGGTTCCGTTTTCTGAGTTGATGAAGCGGTTGAAAAACGAGAGGTAATCAGCGTTCTGCTTAAAAATAATTGGGTTCGGTTTTTAAGCCCACTGATTGTCGTCGTTGTCGCCGCAATTTTACTGCGCGATAAGATGCCGTTTTTGGCCAGTGGTTACCAAGAGGTACTTGCAGCACACCCGTCCGGGCTCATTGGTTCGTTTCTGGCGGTCATTGCCTCCATGATTGTCATGGCAGAGGTAATGCGGCTTTTGTTAAATGCTGGCAATAACCATATCCGGCTGCGGCAAACCACGCTGTTGACTTTCGTGGCCAATTCCTGGTCCTCCACGTTTCCCGGTGGCGCCGCAATTTCTACGGTGTACCAGTTTCATACAATGCGCTCGTGGGGCGTGAATGTACTGGTCAGTTCGTGGTTCATTATGGTTTCCGCAGCATTGTCCACGGTGTGGTTGGTTGCATTAGGCATCGTATCGGTACTGCTGTTGGGTGCGTCGATAAGCCTTATGCCGCTTGTTATTTCGTCGGCCATCTTGCTTGGTCTGGCGGCGTTGGTGTGGTGGGCTACAAATAATCCTGAACCTACCAAACGCTTCGTGGTGGCGATCATTCGGCGCGGTGGCAAGTTGATTCGCCGCCCTACCGATTCTCTTATCACCTCGGTTGAGGAGCATTTCGACCAGCTCCATACGGTGGAACTATCTCCTTTGCGGTTTAGTTGGATTGCGTTTTTATCGCTAATGAACTGGGTCTTCGATATCATCGCCCTGTGGTTGTGCGTCTGGGCAGTCACTGGGGTACTGCCAGGTATTGAGGCACAGGAAAATAACACAACGATCGTTGGTGTGGCTTTGGCGTTTGTCACGGCTAAGGTGGTTGGCACGGCACAGGTGACGCCAGCAGGAATCGGCCCGGTCGAAGCAGCCATGACCGGTAGTTTGGTTGCGGTGGGAATGACCGCTTCTTCGGCTTTCGGTGTGGTGTTTGTGTACCGGATTTTATCCTTTGCCGTCATCACCCTTTTAGGATGGTTAATGTATTTCATTTCCACTGCGCGGGGCGGGTTGAAGGCTCGTCACTTGGAATCACCATTTAGACCGAAGGAAGGTTAACCAATGTTTAAGCCGGTTGTTTTTGATGTCATCGCTATTGCAGTTTTCGCAGTATTAGCTAGGTTGGCACATGGCGGCGTTTCGGTTGCAGCAATCATGGATACTTTTTGGCCCTTCGCGGTGGGGGTTGCAGTGGGTGCGGTAGTTATCGCAGCAATCAAATTACCTGCTGCTTCTTTACCTGCGGGTATCGCGATGTGGCTTGCCGTGGCAGCAACTGGCCTTATCATTTGGGGTATTCGGCACGCAGCTGTGCCCCATATTTCCTTCATTCTGGTGGCCTCGATCATGTCCGGGATTTTGCTTCTCGGGTGGCGTGGGCTTGCGCGTATCGTTTCCTCCCGGGCGGTTTAACGAGTTGTGGTTGGTACGCCTACTCTTAGGTGGTGTCTAATTCCAATCTCACTCTTCACGATGCTCGTTCTCGTTCCAAGTCGTTAACAATTGCGCATTACGAACTGCATATTGATGTCAGCGATGCCACTTCGTCAGCAACGTTTCCGGTACACACCACCGCGAGGTTAACCTCCACACAGCCAGAGGTATTTTTCGACTATCTCGGCGAATCCGTGCAATCAGTTACGGTCGACGGTTCCGAGGTGCCGTCGCTTTTCGACGGCACCCGCATTGTTTTTGCAATACCGGTAGATAAGGAAGTTACTGTCGGGTTTAAAACCGTAAGCCGGTACTCCCGAACAGGTCAAGGGCTCCACCGGTTTGTCGATCCAGCGGACGGTAATACATATTTGTATTCCCATCTGGAACCGTCCGATGCACGTCGCATTTATCCTTGCTGCGACCAACCTGATCTCAAAGCACCATTTGACGTCACCATCACCGCACCAGACGGATGGGTTGCGTTGTCCAATCAACCAGAAATTTCGGTCGCTAATCGCAGCCATCGGTTCGCTACTACACCGGCGCTGTCGACGTATCTCACCGCTTTCGCCGCTGGACCTTATGTTGGCGTGCACGAAAGGTGGCAATCAAATACTAACCCAGATTTCACGATCGATCTGGGAGTATGGGTGCGTGCATCTATGTCGCAGCACGTAGATTCCGAAATCATGGCAGTAACAAAACAAGGGCTTGATTATTTCGATACCCACTATGGATTCCCTTATCCGTGGGGCAAATACGATTCCATTTTCGTACCTGAATACAATCTTGGTGCGATGGAAAATCCCGGATTAGTTACCTTCACCGAGGCTTATATCTTCCGCTCCCCAGCCACCGACGCACAACACGCGGCACGCGCTAATACGATCCTGCACGAAATGAGCCACATGTGGTTCGGTGATTTGGTCACACCACATTGGTGGGACGATTTGTGGTTGAAAGAATCCTTCGCGGAGTTCATGGGGGCGGATGCCTCAGTCGCCGCAACCCGCTTTAGCCAAGCGTGGGTTAACTTCGCGGGAAACCGCAAGAACTGGGCCTATATGCAGGATCAATTGCCCACTACGCATCCGATCAAAGCTGAAATTAACGACGTCGATGCCGCACGACAGAATTTCGACGGCATCACCTATGCCAAAGGCGCTGCGGTGCTCAAGCAATTGGTGCATTTCGTTGGGCGCGATGCATTCTACGCTGCCTCCCGCGAATACTTCCAAGCCTTTGCTTTTTCCACCGCGACATTCAACGATTTGCTGTCCATCCTGCAGAAGCATACCGATCGGAATTTAACCGATTGGGCCAACCGTTGGTTACTAAGCAGCGGTGTCGACCGCCTTTCGCCGAAAATTACGATCACAGATGGCATCATTTCCGACTTCCGTATTGAGCAAACCTCTAAAACCAGTACTAGACCGCATCGAATTATCGTTTCCTTCTGGAAAAAAGAATCCGATGAAGTAAACCGGTACGCAAGTTTCGATGTGGATGTTTTAGGCGACGGTGGAAGCATCGAAAAGGCGGTAGGCCTCACCGCTCCCGATCTTGTTGTGCTTAACGACGGCGACCACAGTTACGCACTTATCGATTTCGATGAGCGTTCCATAGCAACCATTGCGAGCTCATTATCAAAGATCTCTGATCCTCTTACCCGAGCCGTGATTTGGACCGCGTTATGGAATCTGACCCGCGACGCGAAGTTCCCAGCCCGCGACTTTATATCCATTGCACTCGACCATGTCGCTTACGAATCGAATCCCACCATTAGCACCCAGATTCTGGCACATGCACAATTTGCAGCCCGCCATTTTGTCCCGGACAAAGACCGTTCTGCGCTGTTCACACATCTCGCCGACTCGTTGCACGATCTACTTCTACAAGCAACCCCCAACAGCGATATTCAATTGGTGTTCGCCCGCGCATTCATCACAGCGGCACCTTTCGCCGGAGCAGCCTACAGTGAACGTCTTCTTGAAATACACAGAGGCGATATCCGCGGTCTAACGATTTCACCAGATATACGATGGCATGCGGTTATTGCACTAAGTACGCTCGGGAAGCTTTCCACACACGATCTAAAGCAAGAGCTAGACCGCGACAACACTCTCACCGGTAAAGTTGCACATCTTGAGGCTACATATTCAGCACCGGTTAAACAGCTCAAAGAGCGGGCCTACAATCAATTGCTTCAACCGGGCAAGTTTTCTAACGATGAGGTTGACGCGATAATCTCCGCATTCAACGCCCCATGTGAAGATGAGACGTTTGATCATGCTGAGCAGTTTTTCACTGATTTGGACCACATGTGGTCAGATCATCCTATTGAAATCGCCAACCGGCTCGTGCGTGGTTTATTCCCGCAGACTCCATCAGCTCTTGCCGAAGGACAAAAGCTGATTGATGGCGGTCTCCCCACAGCGCTCCATCGTGTTTTGTCCGAATCGGTCGACCATCTCGCCCGCAAATTGTCCGCGCAAAAATTCAATTTTTAGCGCAAAAACTCTGCTACCTCCCCCTCCTACCCCCTAAACGTTGTTCAATAACGGGGGTAGGGCACTACCCCCCACAATTCCCTTAGGACAAAAATAGGTAGCACTTCCGAAAGCCTATCTAACTGCCACAGCATCCTTATTTAGCAAAATTTATATTTTCCAAAATGGAAAATTATCAGAGATTTTACAAGCTAGAAACATATAGAAAATCAGCTCAATGATCACAGTTCTAAAACAACGTTTGCACAGGTAGCAATATCCGTACATTAATTTTTTTTAAGCGTAATGGGGAGTTTTTAAGCTTGCAATAACTGTCGCAATAGCTTTTTGACATGACTCAATTCATGAAACTATCCTTTGGTGGCTGGGGCAACCCGCCGCCCCACTACCAGCATGTGGGAAAATTAACAAAAAAATTCAAAAGAATATACTTTTGTCTACTCTTAGGCCAAACTTGGCCTTTTAATGAAAGCTTAGAGTTCCCCACATATTACAATGGTGCCTAGAAGTTAGTTACCCACCAAACAAAGGAGGCATGTCAGGCATCACCGGCCAGTTGCTTGCACAACACTAGACCGTGACAACAATCGTTTGGCAGAACAAAGTTGGCACAATAACCTTGGCACATAAACCCGCAAGCACGAAGAGCCAAAGAATCAGATACTCACTACATTCCATTTCAATATCACTTAAAGACGTTGGCTTCGTCTTTAGCAAAATGCTGGTAACAAAGATATTCTTTGTTACCAGCATTTTTAATACATAGCACCCTAGCAAAAACAACCTTCGTACTATCACGTTTGCAATGAACTTCAATACTCTACTTAGTTACCGTGACCGGACACGTCTTACCGACAGAATTATTCTGAGCGGAGGATTGGCACTCTTTCTGTTTGTCCTCATTGATCCAGAAGACGCCTTCAATCTGCCTATCGCAGCAACATTTATAACTACGGTAGTACTTACAGTGCTATTGCAGCGCTTCCCTCGTGGTGCGACAACAGCATACGTCTGCCTAGTCGGATTAATTACTTGGCAACCAAGCTTCCAAACCGAAGTCACCGCTTTGTGGCCAATTGTCTTCGTGGGAGTTCTGGCCACAGGAGGACATAAACGGCTTGCTTGGATAACGTCTGCAATTACCTGGTATTTGGTAAGCACTTCTCCATCAACCATGGAATTTTTACCTATCGATCTTGTCAGCTCCCTGATACTTGCATTTTTACTGGCAGCATCAGTACTTGTTGGTTCTACCATTGAGCGAGTAAAAACCCAACAGCGAAATCTTAAAGCTGAGGTTGAAAAGCGACGTGATTTAATGACCCGTGCACTTCACGATTCTGTGGCAACAAAACTAACATCAATTATTCTGAGATCAGAAACCCTGGCACTTCATCCCCACCTGGATCCACAAACCCATGAATCACTAAGTTACATTGCTGATGAAGCACGCGCCGCTATTGGTGATGTGAGAAGCCTTCTGGAGACTATGAAATCTGAAAGCATGATTTCCCTCCCAACCTCTCAAGAAACCCTTGAACAACAAATCATCGCAACAATCAAACTTTTCAAGAGCCACAAACTAAAGGTTCGATTCCACAATTCCCTGCCCCGGCCAGTCCGGCGTGCCAAACTCCCTAACGGAATGCAAAATGTTTTCGCGGAATTAGCTTCAAACATTCTAAAATACTCCGACCCTGCCTCTGCGATTGACCTATCTGCCGAATGGAGCGGGGACTCGCTGTTAATCCGATTTTCAAATGTAGTAGCCGCAAAGCAATCACCTTCTTACTTAACTACCGGCCTCGGCTTAAAGGGAATTGAGGATTTAATCAGGAATTTTGGGGGTACCTGTACGCGCAAACTAAATAACAATCTTTGGATAACTGAAATAGAAATTTCTAAGAAGTCGCTGGTCATGCCCCAAAGTGGGTGAACGCAATCGTATCACCGCATATCACATGTACCCGATTTTTCCTAATAA
The nucleotide sequence above comes from Corynebacterium mustelae. Encoded proteins:
- a CDS encoding lysylphosphatidylglycerol synthase transmembrane domain-containing protein; its protein translation is MPFLASGYQEVLAAHPSGLIGSFLAVIASMIVMAEVMRLLLNAGNNHIRLRQTTLLTFVANSWSSTFPGGAAISTVYQFHTMRSWGVNVLVSSWFIMVSAALSTVWLVALGIVSVLLLGASISLMPLVISSAILLGLAALVWWATNNPEPTKRFVVAIIRRGGKLIRRPTDSLITSVEEHFDQLHTVELSPLRFSWIAFLSLMNWVFDIIALWLCVWAVTGVLPGIEAQENNTTIVGVALAFVTAKVVGTAQVTPAGIGPVEAAMTGSLVAVGMTASSAFGVVFVYRILSFAVITLLGWLMYFISTARGGLKARHLESPFRPKEG
- the pepN gene encoding aminopeptidase N, which produces MSNSNLTLHDARSRSKSLTIAHYELHIDVSDATSSATFPVHTTARLTSTQPEVFFDYLGESVQSVTVDGSEVPSLFDGTRIVFAIPVDKEVTVGFKTVSRYSRTGQGLHRFVDPADGNTYLYSHLEPSDARRIYPCCDQPDLKAPFDVTITAPDGWVALSNQPEISVANRSHRFATTPALSTYLTAFAAGPYVGVHERWQSNTNPDFTIDLGVWVRASMSQHVDSEIMAVTKQGLDYFDTHYGFPYPWGKYDSIFVPEYNLGAMENPGLVTFTEAYIFRSPATDAQHAARANTILHEMSHMWFGDLVTPHWWDDLWLKESFAEFMGADASVAATRFSQAWVNFAGNRKNWAYMQDQLPTTHPIKAEINDVDAARQNFDGITYAKGAAVLKQLVHFVGRDAFYAASREYFQAFAFSTATFNDLLSILQKHTDRNLTDWANRWLLSSGVDRLSPKITITDGIISDFRIEQTSKTSTRPHRIIVSFWKKESDEVNRYASFDVDVLGDGGSIEKAVGLTAPDLVVLNDGDHSYALIDFDERSIATIASSLSKISDPLTRAVIWTALWNLTRDAKFPARDFISIALDHVAYESNPTISTQILAHAQFAARHFVPDKDRSALFTHLADSLHDLLLQATPNSDIQLVFARAFITAAPFAGAAYSERLLEIHRGDIRGLTISPDIRWHAVIALSTLGKLSTHDLKQELDRDNTLTGKVAHLEATYSAPVKQLKERAYNQLLQPGKFSNDEVDAIISAFNAPCEDETFDHAEQFFTDLDHMWSDHPIEIANRLVRGLFPQTPSALAEGQKLIDGGLPTALHRVLSESVDHLARKLSAQKFNF
- a CDS encoding DUF3054 domain-containing protein, whose amino-acid sequence is MFKPVVFDVIAIAVFAVLARLAHGGVSVAAIMDTFWPFAVGVAVGAVVIAAIKLPAASLPAGIAMWLAVAATGLIIWGIRHAAVPHISFILVASIMSGILLLGWRGLARIVSSRAV
- a CDS encoding sensor histidine kinase codes for the protein MNFNTLLSYRDRTRLTDRIILSGGLALFLFVLIDPEDAFNLPIAATFITTVVLTVLLQRFPRGATTAYVCLVGLITWQPSFQTEVTALWPIVFVGVLATGGHKRLAWITSAITWYLVSTSPSTMEFLPIDLVSSLILAFLLAASVLVGSTIERVKTQQRNLKAEVEKRRDLMTRALHDSVATKLTSIILRSETLALHPHLDPQTHESLSYIADEARAAIGDVRSLLETMKSESMISLPTSQETLEQQIIATIKLFKSHKLKVRFHNSLPRPVRRAKLPNGMQNVFAELASNILKYSDPASAIDLSAEWSGDSLLIRFSNVVAAKQSPSYLTTGLGLKGIEDLIRNFGGTCTRKLNNNLWITEIEISKKSLVMPQSG